A stretch of Phoenix dactylifera cultivar Barhee BC4 unplaced genomic scaffold, palm_55x_up_171113_PBpolish2nd_filt_p 000931F, whole genome shotgun sequence DNA encodes these proteins:
- the LOC120107632 gene encoding uncharacterized protein LOC120107632, which translates to MRNREERALRNIAAKRRGTRAPSQGTTSQPAEPAPTATTTQPDFAGVYQVMTQLLQQQQQMQQLIQQQMQQQMQAMVRPAQRMDSCYERFRRLNPPMFEGGADYLAAETWIREIEEMFDALQFPEDVKIRLAIPMLKGNAKFWWTAMRATFEGDDEQLTWDGFKDIFYDQYFPKSVRLTKENEFLSLMQSENMTVLEYANKFNELGRFCPRLMEDDQSKANRFEQGLRYGIRSRLSVLIFNSYRDVLDRALKPGHIARDCPNKKENDSGPARPIDQRQKGGARVFALTQQDASASDEVVAGMIPINTIDAYVLFDSGSTHSFISSKFFASLNRTPDKLDEPLHVATPLKKTVVVDFIFKNCIIQIGDRELMADLIQLDIHDFDVILGMNWLSEYHAHIDCYGKKVVFQMPDNLKFFYQGDAPTIKPSLHIISAMSARKVLGKGCQAYLAYIMDTQKESGPDNIPVVREYPDVFPEELPGLPPNREIDFEINLILGVGPISKAPYRMAPAELRELKVQLQELLDKKFIRPSVSPWGAPVLFVKKKDGSMRLCIDYRELNKVTVRNKYPLPRIDDLFDQLQGAQIFSKIDLRSGYHQLKIRAEDVPKTAFQIRYGHYEFLVMSFGLTNAPAAFMDLMNRAFKQYLDHFVIVFIDDILIYSMSKEEHEDHLRKVLQTLREKKLYAKLSKCEFWLDNIAFLGHVISKEGKRAKFEWSEDCERSFQELKRWLVSAPVLTLPSNTGGFTIYSDASKKGLSCVLMQNDKVVAYASRHLKPYEQNYPTHDLELAAVVFALKIWRHYLYGEPCDIFTDHKSLKYIFTQKELNMRQRRWLELLKDYDLNIKYHPGKVNVVADALSRKSAVGTTALLTTQKQILKDLHMMQIGVTTKDAGSMLASLMVQPTLIEKIKAAQQTDA; encoded by the exons ATGAGGAACAGAGAGGAACGAGCTTTGAGGAATATTGCAGCTAAAAGGAGAGGGACAAGAGCACCCTCTCAAGGAACTACCAGCCAACCAGCTGAGCCAGCTCCTACTGCGACCACTACCCAACCAGATTTTGCTGGGGTATATCAGGTGATGACTCAGCTCCTTCAACAGCAACAGCAAATGCAACAACTGATACAACAACAGATGCAACAACAGATGCAGGCCATGGTACGACCTGCACAGCGTATGGACTCCTGCTATGAGAGGTTCCGTAGGCTGAATCCTCCTATGTTCGAGGGTGGAGCTGATTATTTAGCTGCTGAGACTTGGATTCGAGAAATAGAAGAAATGTTTGATGCACTACAATTTCCCGAAGACGTCAAGATCAGACTGGCGATACCCATGCTTAAAGGAAATGCCAAGTTTTGGTGGACGGCCATGAGAGCTACATTCGAGGGTGATGATGAACAACTGACTTGGGATGGATTCAAGGATATATTCTATGATCAGTATTTTCCTAAGTCAGTAAGGCTGACAAAGGAGAATGAGTTCCTATCTTTAATGCAGTCAGAGAATATGACGGTGCTGGAGTATGCCAATAAGTTTAATGAATTAGGCCGGTTCTGTCCTCGACTTATGGAGGATGATCAAAGCAAGGCCAACAGATTTGAGCAAGGCTTGAGATACGGAATTCGATCCCGGTTGTCAGTTCTAATTTTTAATAGTTACAGGGATGTACTCGACAGGGCTCTGAAG CCGGGGCACATAGCACGTGACTGTCCAAATAAAAAGGAGAATGACTCTGGGCCTGCCAGACCTATTGATCAAAGACAGAAGGGTGGTGCACGGGTTTTTGCACTAACACAGCAGGACGCTAGTGCCAGTGACGAAGTGGTGGCAGGTATGATTCCCATTAATACTATAGATGCTTATGTATTATTTGATTCTGGCTCTACTCATTCCTTTATATCCTCCAAGTTTTTTGCCTCCTTGAATCGCACACCTGATAAGCTAGATGAGCCACTACATGTTGCCACTCCTCTTAAGAAAACAGTAGtagttgattttatttttaagaactgCATAATTCAGATAGGAGATAGAGAACTGATGGCAGACTTGATACAATTAGATATACATGACTTTGATGTGATTCTTGGGATGAACTGGCTGTCTGAATATCATGCTCATATTGACTGCTATGGCAAGAAGGTAGTGTTCCAGATGCCTGATAATCTGAAATTCTTCTACCAAGGTGATGCACCCACCATAAAGCCCTCCTTGCATATTATTTCTGCTATGAGTGCAAGGAAGGTGCTAGGAAAGGGATGTCAGGCCTATCTAGCCTATATTATGGACACTCAAAAAGAATCAGGACCGGACAATATCCCTGTTGTAAGGGAATATCCAGATGTTTTTCCGGAGGAGCTACCTGGACTACCTCCTAATCGAGAAATTGACTTTGAAATTAATCTCATACTGGGTGTTGGACCAATCTCTAAGGCTCCTTACCGGATGGCCCCTGCGGAGCTGAGAGAATTGAAAGTTCAGCTACAGGAGCTTCTAGATAAGAAATTCATCCGCCCGAGTGTTTCTCCATGGGGAGCTCCTGTACtatttgtaaagaagaaggatggaagtATGCGGCTGTGTATTGATTACCGAGAGCTGAACAAGGTGACAGTTAGGAACAAGTACCCTTTGCCCCGCATTGATGACTTATTTGATCAGCTGCAAGGTGCCCAAatcttctccaagatagatttgCGATCCGGTTAtcatcaattaaaaataagagCTGAGGATGTGCCTAAGACTGCATTTCAAATCAGGTACGGCCATTATGAATTTTTGGTTATGTCTTTTGGACTAACCAATGCACCTGCTGCCTTTATGGACTTGATGAACAGAGCCTTCAAGCAATATTTGGACCACTTTGTTATTGTTTTCATAGATGACATATTGATCTATTCTATGAGCAAGGAAGAACATGAAGATCATTTGAGAAAGGTGTTGCAAACTCTTCGGGAGAAGAAGCTCTATGCCAAATTGAGCAAATGCGAGTTTTGGCTGGACAACATCGCATTCCTCGGGCACGTGATTTCCAAAGAAGGG AAGCGAGCAAAGTTTGAATGGAGCGAGGATTGTGAACGAAGCTTTCAGGAGTTAAAGCGATGGTTAGTGTCTGCTCCCGTTCTCACTCTGCCGTCTAATACTGGGGGTTTCACCATTTATAGTGATGCCTCCAAGAAGGGGTTAAGCTGTGTACTGATGCAAAATGATAAAGTAGTGGCTTACGCCTCTAGACATTTGAAGCCCTATGAGCAGAACTATCCGACACATGATTTGGAATTAGCAGCGGTAGTCTTCGCTTTAAAAATTTGGCGACACTATCTGTATGGGGAGCCATGTGATATATTTACTGATCACAAAAGCTTGAAGTATATATTTACCCAGAAAGAGTTAAACATGAGGCAGAGGAGATGGCTTGAATTACTGAAAGATTATGATTTAAATATTAAGTATCATCCGGGGAAGGTTAATGTGGTGGCAGATGCCCTCAGTAGGAAGTCAGCAGTGGGCACAACAGCCTTGCTCACTACTCAAAAGCAAATTTTGAAAGATCTCCACATGATGCAGATTGGGGTTACTACCAAGGATGCTGGGAGCATGCTGGCTAGTTTGATGGTACAACCCACATTGATAGAGAAAATAAAGGCTGCCCAACAAACAGATGCATAG